TAGGTAATTTAACAAATGTATTAGTTTGGCCAGAATGCATCTTCAATATGATTAATTTTATAAAGTTGTTCATTTTCAAAAACAATTGCAACAATATCGTACCGGATTTCCCCCTGATGGTTCTTTCTTTCGATATAAACGGATGAAGCAAAATCAAGTTGTTTCTCTTTTTTCCAGTCCACAAAATCCTCTGGTTCTCCGTGACTGACAGAGCTACGGGTTTTTACCTCAACGAAAATAAGCTTACTGTCATAAAAAGCAATAAGATCTATTTCTGCTCTTCTATGCACCCAGTTTCTTTCCAGAATATGGTAACCGCAGGATTCCAGATAGCCTGCTGCAAGCAGCTCCCCCTTTCTTCCCAGTTCGTTATGTGCTGCCATGAGTTATTTAATAACTACTGAGCC
This portion of the Pedobacter lusitanus genome encodes:
- a CDS encoding YraN family protein; the encoded protein is MAAHNELGRKGELLAAGYLESCGYHILERNWVHRRAEIDLIAFYDSKLIFVEVKTRSSVSHGEPEDFVDWKKEKQLDFASSVYIERKNHQGEIRYDIVAIVFENEQLYKINHIEDAFWPN